Proteins co-encoded in one Ignavibacteria bacterium genomic window:
- a CDS encoding type II toxin-antitoxin system RelE/ParE family toxin codes for MDVYNIDFKPSVEKDLDKLPNSILKRVWKHFEKLKTNPFPVGSLKLSAAEKFYRIRIGDYRIVYDVNTISN; via the coding sequence GTGGACGTATATAATATTGATTTCAAACCGTCGGTTGAAAAGGATTTGGATAAACTTCCTAATTCAATACTGAAAAGAGTTTGGAAGCATTTCGAGAAATTGAAAACAAATCCATTTCCCGTTGGTTCGCTTAAACTCTCTGCGGCAGAAAAATTTTATCGCATTCGCATTGGAGATTACCGCATCGTGTATGATGTAAATACCATTTCAAATAT